In Pseudanabaena yagii GIHE-NHR1, the following proteins share a genomic window:
- a CDS encoding ATP-binding protein — protein MNTEKPAKTAKTAKAKVDNTEVATTVTTSVSTLLREHAESQFAEELAELAKIDTKQRPPNWKLSPWAVSTYLLGGKLDNGFEVSPKYIGNKRIIEIAIATLTTDRALLLFGVPGTAKSWVSEHLAAAISGDSTLLIQGTAGTSEEVIRYGWNYARLLADGPSMAALVASPMMRAMADGKIARVEELTRIPSDVQDTLITILSEKTLPIPELNSEVQSTRGFNVIATANNRDRGVNELSSALKRRFNTVILPVPDSADEEVEIVQSRVESLGRALELPAEPPALEEVRRIVTIFRELRNGVTSDGKTKLKSPSGTLSTAEAISVVNSGLALAAHFGDGYLRAGDVASSLIGAVVKDPVQDQLVWKEYLETVVKERDNWKDLYRACREVD, from the coding sequence ATGAATACGGAAAAACCAGCCAAAACTGCTAAAACTGCCAAGGCAAAAGTAGACAATACCGAAGTAGCCACAACAGTAACTACCTCTGTATCAACCCTACTGCGTGAACATGCCGAAAGTCAATTTGCGGAAGAGTTAGCAGAACTAGCCAAGATCGATACAAAACAACGTCCTCCCAATTGGAAGCTATCGCCTTGGGCAGTGTCTACCTATCTCCTTGGTGGCAAGCTAGATAACGGCTTTGAGGTTTCTCCGAAATATATTGGCAACAAGCGCATCATTGAAATTGCGATCGCTACCCTCACCACCGATCGCGCCCTGCTCCTCTTTGGAGTTCCGGGAACCGCCAAATCTTGGGTGTCTGAACATTTAGCCGCCGCTATTTCTGGGGATTCCACATTATTGATTCAAGGCACAGCAGGAACTAGCGAAGAAGTAATTCGCTATGGCTGGAACTATGCCAGATTGCTAGCCGATGGTCCCTCGATGGCGGCACTAGTGGCGAGTCCGATGATGCGAGCGATGGCAGATGGCAAAATCGCCAGAGTAGAAGAACTAACCCGCATTCCTTCCGATGTCCAAGATACTTTGATTACGATTCTTTCGGAAAAGACTTTACCAATTCCTGAACTGAATTCGGAAGTGCAGTCCACAAGGGGATTTAATGTGATTGCCACTGCGAATAATCGAGATCGCGGCGTGAATGAGCTATCTAGTGCGTTAAAGCGGCGCTTTAATACCGTGATTTTGCCAGTACCCGATAGTGCCGATGAAGAAGTGGAGATTGTCCAGAGTCGCGTAGAAAGCCTCGGTCGTGCCCTCGAATTACCCGCCGAACCTCCTGCCCTCGAAGAAGTACGTCGCATTGTCACCATTTTTCGTGAACTGCGAAATGGTGTGACCAGTGATGGCAAAACCAAGCTCAAATCCCCCAGTGGCACTCTCAGCACTGCCGAAGCAATTTCCGTAGTGAATAGTGGTTTAGCGCTGGCGGCTCACTTTGGCGATGGTTACTTACGGGCTGGAGATGTTGCCTCTAGCCTGATCGGCGCAGTAGTCAAAGATCCCGTACAG